The nucleotide window taTTATTGTTTAAGATAAAGAGTCAAAAGCGATGTGTTCCTCGAGTGACCCAGACAAGGATGTGGACAGCGTGGCAGGGCCCGGCCTCGACGTGGCCTCGTGTCGGAGAGCCTTCCAATACCTCGCTAAAGTACGTATTTACCCAAATATGATGCTTCTAGTCATATATCGCATCATATCTGGCTTGAAACACTATTTCAATGTATACTATAAAATTTACTAAAAGTGGtttgtgactcaaaatggttagcgcccgtTAGGTTTTTCTCTAGAGAGCGGTATACTAATTCTTTACGCGGATAGAGTACAGCTTCTTATATTCCATGAATCCCTTTTTTCTTGATGAAATTCAGTCAAATAATTGGTACTTATACTACTGAATTTTACCTACTTATGAGTTACTGATGATTAAGGCTatggcacctctaactttttggagttgtgtgttttaagtaattaaatatcagttgctttaacagtgaacgaaaacattgtgaggaaacttgcatgcatcagagtcctccataatgttctaaggcctgtgaagtctgccaacctgcAGCAATAGCCAACGTGGTGCAATATGGCTTAAACCTCTCCCATTTTGAGAAGAGATCTGTGCTTAGTACTGGGTTGCTGAaggattgttttatttatttttatttatttatacagatACAAactagcccttgattgcaatctcacctggtggtaagtgatgatgcagtctaagatggaagcgggctaacctggaagggatatggcagtttttattaaacctatacccgTTTGGTTTCTACACTGCATCACATAAATTGCTTGGCAGCACATCTTGATTGAGATCATGTTGATGTGTCAAACTTCAGGTGCCGTCAGAATACTACAGCTCCGCGTTAGTCACCGCGCTGTGTACGCTCGGGGAAAACCTCACGATTGAACTGCAGTACAAGAAGATGAGCCTGGACGACGCGGTCAACTGCTTCGTCATAGCCTTTGAAGTGCCCGACCTGGGCTGCAGCGATTACTTGGAGATAGCACTGCCACTGCTGTGCATATCTATTGAACGTTTGCCCATCAAAGGTAAGCACGTGTATCGTGCTCTCGATGCTCTCACAATACTTCCACCTCGGCTGAACCCTTCGGTTGTGATTGtgatcaagcgcttgcctataattaattttaaaaagtccgCGCTACCAAAATATGAGCATAAACGATGCGGTCATTTTGGGTTTCCCCTACACTTAAAGGAAATTCTGACATCAAAAATGACTAAACCGGTAGGGGTTGAATCTGCGTCTCTCGAGCTATGGCGGAAGTCTAAACAAGCGATGACAAATTTGCATAATCACATTACacaaaatttacattttatgaaAAATCTGAAGTTTTACCTCTTTCCCATTTACAAACCAGATACGCGCACCCATTTATTTTAGTCTTAgtcttatagctcgttcacacaggttgcataagcgttgcgtaagcatagacgtagcatgtaccattgcgttgtaatgtatggaactgtttGAAACATGggacaccgcttgcgtaaagcgtggacgtatgcgtgaCCCGGTTttttaggggtttacgcgcgtcactacgcacgtgtcacgtgtacgcaattggcgTGAATCCGCCTTTAAAGTCATAAAAACAAATTGTAggtaattaaaatgttttatttcagcACAAGCGAAATTAGCTCGAGTGTGGGCGCAGCATTGCAAAGAGAGCTTGCGCCATATACTGGAGACGCTGCAGCAACTCATCACGCTGCGGGTGATCTCCACCAACTACGTGCGGCACTTCACAGTGCAGGACGACACTACTGTCACCATGGCCACTAAAGTTATGAAGGTAAGTCTCTTCTTCAGATTCTTTGAATAGAGCTTAGGTCTTATAATTTTGGTATTTATGCttccaaagtcaaagtcaacaTTTATTCACCCAGTTACAagtgtacactttttgatagcTGTTGAATTTGGAAGATGTAacggtgataattaattaggtaaacttaaaactaaagctacgcgGGTGCCAAACGCgctcaggtctgagaagagcccacaacaaacccagctgggtattctttttctttttattatcagcACTTTAACATATTATAATCTTTTAAGTTTAGCTGCTTTCTGTtgagcaactcattcccaagctttcttatcattccATACTAAGAATAAGAAGTCCGTTAAGAAGCTTCGTTTCAATATCTCAAGCACACTTTACCTGTCCATGCAGATAGTGTACTACGCCAACATGCTCGCGGGCGTGATGGAGCCTAGCACGCTGCGCGAGGAGCCGGTGGTCATCACCAGTCAGCTGGACCCGCTGGGCGACGCGCTGGACCACCTCTACCCGCTGTCGTCGCTCAAGAACTCCAAGCAAATACCCTATGAAGACCCACTAGGTGAGATGTCCTTACTTAGGTTTCTTTAGCCAAAATTTGTCTTCAAGATCATTTCGGATTACTGTTAACGTTTTTCAACGTTCTCTTATGATGAAGTATACAATCACTCTgggtttaaaaaattataaatgcctCCATGttttttaagcttttatttTCCATAATTAGCCTCAAGCTTAGACAAAGACCATTTTTCGCACACTCCTATAATAGTCCACCTTAAATTGTATGGAAAAAGCAATGACCATTTGTTAAATTTctttataagtacttaaaaaaatCTTGACTAGATTCTGTTAAGGCACATCACTATAACTGTCAACTTTGAACTGTCGCCCATATCCTGATATCTCGAAAATAGTATAGTGTGCTGAAATCAGATTTTACCTACAGGGTCTCATATCATGTGTTGTGCCTTTGcccattttataaaaatgatgTTAATGtagtgttaatttttttttcagctatTGAATTAGATATAAATGTATTAGACGCTAGGAAACCTTATTTGCCATTTGAAGAGTTCTACAACGAACCCCTTAGTGATACAATAGAGATGGATATAGATTTAGCTAATTGTAAAAGTGAAATTGATGAAATAGGTAAGTtggtttttttacttttattttaagtagTACATAGTTTAATGCAATTATTCTATAGAACTGGACTGGCTTTACTGCAACCACCGATTCATTCTGCTGGACAAATTGATCAAGTTGAATACATAATTCCTAAtgctaaggttgcctggaagagatcgctatttagcgataagaccgcctttttgttcctaacttttaagttttttttttaaactgtcatgtgtgttttgtggtgcaatgcattcatacataataaattatgcCAAGTCAAGACAAAGTCAGCCAATTCCGGTTGAGTTGGTAACTATATTGAGTTGATTAGGTTGAGTGTCCCGTTTCACGCATCTATGTGTCGGTGTACTTATTATCGCGTGTGTGCTCAATACAACGTATCGAGCGGACTATTTTTTAACTCTTTATTTTTTAGTGCGGGCCTCAAATGTTTTACTAAATAAAGTCTCATTACCGGTTTTCTTCCAGGTCATAAGTTTTCGTTCCTCAAATACCCGTTCATACTGACAGCCGCGACCAAATCCTTGGGCTTATATTATGAGAATCGTATCCGAATGTACTCAGAGCGTCGAGTGTCGTTGTTACACGCGGTGGTGGGCGCGGCGTCGCCCATGCCCTTCCTGCGGCTCAAAGTGAGGAGGTCTCACATCATTGACGACGCGCTAGTTGAGGTAAGACTATACTGAGTGAAGGCCACGCGTTGTCGTTGTCGTAGCTTTAACGTTGCCTATTACGGTCCCCATAGTGAGCCTCCACTCTAAATAGTTTGTATAGACAGAAACATCCGTAATCAACACTCAGAAAGGTTCGGAATGGTTAAAAACTTTAGAAATGCCACCCATATCGATttcttccaaaaataaataataaataatgatctaAACTCTTTTCTAATTGGTGCGCAGTTGGAGATGATAGCTATGGAGCGCGCGTTAGATCTGAAGAAGCAGCTGGTGGTGGAGTTCGAAGGCGAGCAGGGAATAGACGAAGGCGGCGTAAGCAAGGAGTTCTTCCAGCTCGTGGTGGAGCAGATCTTCAACCCCGACTACGGCATGTTCACGCAGCGGCAGGACGAGCACACTGTCTGGTATGTTAAGCGTAACCTAACGATTATAATTATACAAAAAGTCAAGTATTCTGCTCAATTGCACAAGTTAGTTGGAAGAGAGTTTACTTTCTTAGTAAAATGTTCTAATCGATTTCAGGTTTAACCCCACATCATTCGAGACGGAAGCTCAGTTCACACTCATTGGTATAGTTTTAGGGCTGgcgatatataataatattatactagcgGTCAACTTCCCTATGGTGGTTTACAGAAAACTCATGGGGAAAAAAGGTTCCTTTGAAGATTTGGCAGATTGGAATGCGGTAAGTAATTTACCTGACTACGAGAGGGTTACGTGTGTTTGTAGGCGTGCGTGCGTGTTTGCGTGAGCGCGTATTTGCCTGCTTGCGTATTTGCGTGCATACGTGCGTGCGTGCTTGCAGGCGTGCTTGTCCGTGTGTTTTTTACTTAATTACGTTAGTTTTATTGACCTGGATAATAAATGAAGATGCGGTCTAAAAGTACGGCGCGCTAACTTGGAAGCTGTACTACAGCTGTTTCTTAACCTCTGTAATATTTGTTTTTCAGACTTTGTACAACGGTTTAAAAGACATGTTAGAATACACGGAAAATGATTTAGAAGAAGTATACTATCAGACGTTCAGGATATGTTACACGGACGTTTTTGGCAACAACATATTTCAAGATCTCAAAGAAAATGGCGACAACATATTCGTTACGCAAGATAATAAAAGAGTGAGTCTTGAGATTTTtcagtatttataatattactgatattataatatctagtaGTTAATAAAGATAGCTAAAGAAATAAATGAACTATCAGCAGCAGacattttgtcaaaaattggGGCAATTTTTCAGCAAATAAGATGGTTTGTAAGTAATCAAGACAGTGTTATTAATTCACTGTTTGTCAGAAATTCAGACaattatgacaattattttCAGCAATGAAGGCAGTTAACCAACAATAATAGTTTGTCAGCAGTCAATATAGTTTGCCAGCAATGGGGATAATTTGTCTGCAATTTATCCTGTTAGCAATTTAGATAGTATTTCAAGAACTATGACAGCTAGCGAGAATTAAGACAATATATCAGCATTTTAGGCAATTTATCAGTGGTTTACAATTTAGACATTATGTCAGCATTTATTTAGGAGTTAGTTTAGAGTTTAAAAAACTAAGTTCGGTCTTCTGCTCCGAGCTGTTTCTAAATTTTTTGGTATTCAATTACACGTCTGTCGATCTTTTATCACAGATAGCTAACAATCATTATATATATTTCAGGAATTTGTAGACCTATACGCAGATTTTCTACTGAACAAGTCAGTGGAGACGCAGTTCAAGGCGTTCAGACGCGGCTTCGTGATGGTCACGGACGAGAGCCAGCTGGGGACGCTGTTCCGCCCCGAGGAGGTGGAGACGCTCGTCTGCGGCAGTAAGGTTAGTCGATGTTACTAACAGACTTCGAAGTTAAGAAATTTCTCTATTTGATGAGttttttagtaatattttaCCCAAAAACTTTTTGAATGATTTGCCAGatacttttttattcaatgGAAGGAACTTTGATACAGTCTCATAAAAACTTTTGGCTTGGTAGTTTTTAACAAGTTTCaacaaataatatatattttttgtacttcTCCTCCAGTTATTTGGTAGTTTTACTTGGAGCATTTTCCAGgagtttatagtttttttttggaattggtGATTTTATAGATTTCTACGAAATCCCCCTTTTGAGCACCAAATGACTGTACTTGGCAAAAATTATATCCtcctatattaattaatatgtatgtgtattgtgtatgtatgtatgtattatgtgtatTATTGTCTCAAACGAAAATGTTTGCTATTGCAGAATTTCGACTTCAATGAACTAGAAAAATCAACAGAATATGATGGTGGATACACATCGGAGTCACAAACTATTAAAGACTTTTGGAGCATCGTTCACAGTTTATCTTTAGAGGACAAGAGAAAGCTTCTTCAGTTCACCACAGGGTCCGATAGAGTCCCAGTAGGGGGTTTAAGCCATTTAAAACTAGTTATAGCGAGAAACGGCCCCGATTGCGCGCGGTTACCGACCGCCCATACATGCTTCAATATACTTCTCCTCCCAGAATATGAAAGCAAAGAGAAACTCCAAGACAGACTGATGAAAGCGATTAGCTATTCAAAAGGCTTCGGCATTATTTAACGTCCATCGCTTATAGTCCTCTCGAACAAACTGTTACTCGCGTTGATGTAAAATATACAGATGTTGATTTTGAATCTTATGCTGATTGTAATAacgttaattattatattattatttgatgtatTATTTTGCTGCTGTGCCATGTCTGTTATGATATAAATAACCCGATTTCAGTCATGATAGTCTTTGATATTAGTGTTTAAAAGTCTCAAGATCACTGTTTTGGCTAATTGCTCATTTTCATTGGTCGATAACTCGATCGATACGTAGCGTGCGAGGACTCCCACGACGGAATAAAGACTAGtcaaaattcaacaattgatgGAAATTATAGAACTTCTAGACATAAGAGTAGGGAATAGTCCAAtggaaattattattgtttcacATATTATGCGGGCCTTATGGCATGCGTTTTAAAAGTCGCCCGCACGTCGAATACATTTCCTATTGACGCGATAAATTAAAACAAGCCTTAGTAGTAACCTCATAAGGGTCTGCCGTAAGCAGACTGATAACTGAATGTCGATTTTATCCATTTTGAATAGAGTTACGGTTAGGGTTTAGACTTGGTCTTGAAGGGGTAAATTCGCCTTCTTGAAGGGGTAAATTCGCCTTTGTCTTGAAGGGCTAAATTCGCCATTTGGTAAATTGGCAAGATACTGGATGCCAATACATTGCATCTACAAGCATCGCGCGAACTTAAAATACGCGTGTAAATTAACGTACGTTAACGTGCGAAATGATTCGTGGCGAATTTGCCTCTTCAGGGCCTACGGCTTAGTTATAAAAGCACGAGTAAAAGAACTATGTTGCAGTCACAAATTCTATCCGGTGTATTAACTACAACCGCACTCTACGACAGTTGGGTAActtgaaacaaaacaaaaaaagcaggcgtcaaatgttcctatatttgacgctaggtagcatATGAATCGCTtagttttctttgatttcacacatagcctaatatttcaCATATagttgattcaggatcaaacggAGAGttgcctcactctagttcactctgctataACTCTATTTAACTGGGATAAGATCGAGATTAGGTTGTCCGTCAAAAGCCACTGGCCGTGACTGCGTTGACCCTAAGGGCCGGCgccatatggcggagcgcagcgcagagcatgcccgcgaagttttctaatcgcatgaatttgtaccagataatgcgcgagcacgcTCGGGattgcgcgcggatgcgcgagtatccgcacggatgcacaattgattttagatattatttcaatgaggataatgtcgataatattttgactgaaaaatgctctgcgctgcgctccgccatatgtacCCCGGCCCTAACGATATACTTTAATaatgtacttatattttgaagatgtttaacagacttcaaaaataaaatggcgGTTCTGAATTCGAcgcatatttcattttttatttttaagtatattttcgccaGGATAATATCGCTGTTTGTATATCTTGTATATTTCATATCAATGACAAACAAATGCCTATTGTTGTAAAGCCAAAAGTAAAGTTGTGGCGTATTTTTAAcattgatataattaattaattaaaatttgttttatttatacatgAATTGTTGTTTGATTTACGAATAAAACAAAGTTGTTTATTGAGCCATTTTTAATTTCGGTTTTGTTGTAAGTATGTAAATCTTTATAAATAGgaatttgttacatttttttttttcaaagtataaaataaataattacagttACTTATTAATTCTATTTTACTATAGAATAAATAAGACCCATTGGTCTGGTGAACTCAAATATTTAACTCAATAGTCAATACACTAACTCAAACAGAAGCCGGTTATTGGCTGAAGCCTGAAAGACGCTTTATCGTTGATAACAAACTAATGTGTTGTTGTGATATGTCGGAGAAGGTATCTGGCTTACGATGAATCGGAACGCGTCCCTTGCCATAACATTATATGATCGTTTTCATATAAAAACTGACTTCGATCGCATTACGACACGCCACGATACAACAGTTTGTACGCAGTTTAGATGTCTATGTTTTTTCAAACAACAATTTTTGGTGGCAACAATCTCTTGAGTCGCAGCTCGTGCACTACGAGCGGAAAGGGGCGGCGGCAGGGCGGGGTGGAGGGATGCGGCACGGACGCGTCCGCTGATGCGCGGCGTTCAGTATTTCGGCGTCTGGaacgaaaaaaattatactaGACTTTGATGGAACTACACTTTGCAAAAATAAGATTATTTACTGTGCACACCTATATTGCGATATgatatatatacacacaatgtgTATATATATCATAAGCTGCCGCGATAATAGCAGCCTCGGCGGCTTTTCAGCGCACTCTGGGACACATGGTGCGGCTCGAGGCACTTCCCCGCCTCGGACAGGCAGACGGGTGCGAAGCTGCGCCggtataatcatcatcatcataatcagcctgtggacttccaatgttggacataggcctaccctaaagagcgccaccacacccggtcctcggCCTTCcccatccagccacttcccgccagccgctttatatcgtcggtccatcgtgctggagggcacTACggttgcttaaacgcggtcttcactcaaggactttccggctccaacggacatcgcctctacgacaggcgtAACCGGTATAAACGAGACAAGAGTTATCTTACCTGTGCCTGGCATCGCAGACACAGGCCGCCATGGTGAtagcggcggcggcggcttgTCTGCGCACATGTCTGGAGCACACGCGCAGCGGCTCGAGGCACTCGCCCGCCTCGGGCAAGCAGGCAGGCGCGGAGCAACGCCGGTTGGAACGGGAAAGGGAGGCATAGGTGGGCGCCGCCACACGTTGCACCTGCGGAAACGATAAATTAGGTAAGTTTTGTTCCTAATGGAGAAAAAAACTCAAAGCACTGGATAAATCAGTCCAGGTAACAACACTCTTGTTTTctgagatacctacctaatatcttttttttatactaCTTGGATGAAGTAGCGTCAGCGATAAAGTGTCAGTTTGTCATTCCATCGCACTGTGAGAGTGACGTGCGATGGGATGACAAACTGACACGGCCGGAGATCAGGCGCTGAATCAATGGCATTAGATGCTCTCCGAGGTATGTGGGTTAACACCGAAGAAAACTTCCCACTCTGTTTTCTGATTATTGGGGTTACCCAGTCGTAGCTTAGTAGGGTAAGTCGGGCCAATCAAGTTATTGAGGTTTTCTGTCAAgaacttaattattaattttttaacagaaaCCCCAATAACTTGATTGGCCCGACTCCGGACTTCATGAGTCTTGTGTCTAGACATAGTCTGCAGCTAAGAAAACCAACCTCAAAAGTGTTGCCCTTCCGCTTCCTGTGCTTGGGCTGCGCTTGTGGCTGCTCGGCGCGCTTGCGGCGCTGCGCGGCGGACGGCGCGCCTGGCGCCGCGCCGAACAGCCCGCGCTCCTCCGCCACGCGGATCATGTACTTCGCGTCGAGCCGGGTTATCTCCTGCGGGGGGCCTACTCGCGAATCATTCACGGAGAAACCATTTTCATTATGAGCGGTAATCGTGATAAGGTGAAcggtagaaaaaaataaaatacagttcGTTAGCGGTAGGATACTTTTGTTTCCCACGTAACAAGTTGTTGACCGTATCGCCTAAACTCATATTATTAACGGGCGATTGGCGATATTGTATTCTACAAGGCTCACAAGTCAATCATATTGTCCATGTCCAAGGATTATGACGACTTTTAATAAGGCCCAGTAATGACAGATGTGGTGGTAAACTGTATTTTGATTGCACCAGATTGCACTTTCGTGTAACTAACCTTCCTCTGAATTAGTCCCAAATAGCAGCCATCGCGGTCCAAAATGTAA belongs to Maniola jurtina chromosome 6, ilManJurt1.1, whole genome shotgun sequence and includes:
- the LOC123866413 gene encoding ubiquitin-protein ligase E3A isoform X2, whose amino-acid sequence is MKRAAARQLIERYFYQLVDGCGNPNCDNQYCASSGEARNLTPNEAAAEAIKLFYKEARLCDTLPNKVPRTEVNSVCASGASTAGTTSNITMKNDLECQNDSASCSTSPFKPESSQQDGCQSPLRRNNGAPLTEERIYELCDECLQTKKPQVLIRALGEAFTQPAILARCFQRKLSDGHTGSEGKKKIDKESKAMCSSSDPDKDVDSVAGPGLDVASCRRAFQYLAKVPSEYYSSALVTALCTLGENLTIELQYKKMSLDDAVNCFVIAFEVPDLGCSDYLEIALPLLCISIERLPIKAQAKLARVWAQHCKESLRHILETLQQLITLRVISTNYVRHFTVQDDTTVTMATKVMKIVYYANMLAGVMEPSTLREEPVVITSQLDPLGDALDHLYPLSSLKNSKQIPYEDPLAIELDINVLDARKPYLPFEEFYNEPLSDTIEMDIDLANCKSEIDEIGHKFSFLKYPFILTAATKSLGLYYENRIRMYSERRVSLLHAVVGAASPMPFLRLKVRRSHIIDDALVELEMIAMERALDLKKQLVVEFEGEQGIDEGGVSKEFFQLVVEQIFNPDYGMFTQRQDEHTVWFNPTSFETEAQFTLIGIVLGLAIYNNIILAVNFPMVVYRKLMGKKGSFEDLADWNATLYNGLKDMLEYTENDLEEVYYQTFRICYTDVFGNNIFQDLKENGDNIFVTQDNKREFVDLYADFLLNKSVETQFKAFRRGFVMVTDESQLGTLFRPEEVETLVCGSKNFDFNELEKSTEYDGGYTSESQTIKDFWSIVHSLSLEDKRKLLQFTTGSDRVPVGGLSHLKLVIARNGPDCARLPTAHTCFNILLLPEYESKEKLQDRLMKAISYSKGFGII
- the LOC123866413 gene encoding ubiquitin-protein ligase E3A isoform X1 yields the protein MNSKSETDEASRGSEASSSNNESTPSDSKGHTEASLCAETSSNKTRDIMKRAAARQLIERYFYQLVDGCGNPNCDNQYCASSGEARNLTPNEAAAEAIKLFYKEARLCDTLPNKVPRTEVNSVCASGASTAGTTSNITMKNDLECQNDSASCSTSPFKPESSQQDGCQSPLRRNNGAPLTEERIYELCDECLQTKKPQVLIRALGEAFTQPAILARCFQRKLSDGHTGSEGKKKIDKESKAMCSSSDPDKDVDSVAGPGLDVASCRRAFQYLAKVPSEYYSSALVTALCTLGENLTIELQYKKMSLDDAVNCFVIAFEVPDLGCSDYLEIALPLLCISIERLPIKAQAKLARVWAQHCKESLRHILETLQQLITLRVISTNYVRHFTVQDDTTVTMATKVMKIVYYANMLAGVMEPSTLREEPVVITSQLDPLGDALDHLYPLSSLKNSKQIPYEDPLAIELDINVLDARKPYLPFEEFYNEPLSDTIEMDIDLANCKSEIDEIGHKFSFLKYPFILTAATKSLGLYYENRIRMYSERRVSLLHAVVGAASPMPFLRLKVRRSHIIDDALVELEMIAMERALDLKKQLVVEFEGEQGIDEGGVSKEFFQLVVEQIFNPDYGMFTQRQDEHTVWFNPTSFETEAQFTLIGIVLGLAIYNNIILAVNFPMVVYRKLMGKKGSFEDLADWNATLYNGLKDMLEYTENDLEEVYYQTFRICYTDVFGNNIFQDLKENGDNIFVTQDNKREFVDLYADFLLNKSVETQFKAFRRGFVMVTDESQLGTLFRPEEVETLVCGSKNFDFNELEKSTEYDGGYTSESQTIKDFWSIVHSLSLEDKRKLLQFTTGSDRVPVGGLSHLKLVIARNGPDCARLPTAHTCFNILLLPEYESKEKLQDRLMKAISYSKGFGII